From Chlamydiifrater volucris, one genomic window encodes:
- the ispG gene encoding (E)-4-hydroxy-3-methylbut-2-enyl-diphosphate synthase — translation MLKGTLSPVNTHRRKTRSVNVGHVQVGSEHPIRVQSMTNTATDDVEGTVKQILDLAEAGCEIARVTVQGMKEVKACEKIKERLDALKCSIPLVADIHFFPPAALHVADYVDKVRINPGNYADKRYLFEETKKWSDKDFERGFERIRNKFLPLVNKCRSLGKSMRIGVNHGSLSERILQKYGNTPLGLVVSALEYTQICVEENFHELIFSIKSSNVVVMTESYRLLAKELDARGWHYPLHLGVTEAGMDLEGSIKSATGIGALLIEGIGDTIRCSLTGHPVVEMPTCNEILAKLDQYHKNIENQPKHSFCPPREGSQKDTLEIYDQESSPTIFPLFLIINAQQVTSSFLSDLGIIKKIDGYKKATTSPDAIIVESSILDKLPLSVLQSVGIRVFTKEDFVSASGDFPGEWPRTLSMATDKLVFYPSESKITSVREFLSWKAAARNFTSVFLAMEYPVAKTPLELAVSASMDLSSFLIDNQIQGVVLDAPFISLPLMRRIGFSILQGTRKRSSAAEMISCPSCGRTLFDLPSVTERIQSLTSHLSGLKIAVMGCVVNGPGELADADFGFIGSKPGLIDLYVKHTPVRRDIPMEEAEEALIQLLKEHNVWVEPEHETKEINED, via the coding sequence ATGCTTAAAGGCACGTTGTCCCCCGTAAATACCCATCGTCGCAAAACTAGATCTGTAAACGTAGGCCATGTCCAAGTAGGCAGTGAGCATCCGATTCGTGTTCAATCGATGACAAACACTGCAACTGATGATGTTGAAGGAACTGTGAAGCAGATCTTAGATCTAGCTGAGGCAGGCTGTGAGATTGCCCGAGTCACAGTCCAAGGTATGAAAGAAGTTAAGGCTTGTGAAAAAATTAAAGAGCGCCTTGATGCTCTAAAGTGTTCTATTCCCCTAGTTGCTGACATCCACTTCTTCCCTCCCGCTGCTTTACATGTGGCGGACTATGTGGATAAAGTTCGTATCAATCCAGGCAATTATGCAGATAAGCGCTACTTATTTGAAGAAACAAAAAAATGGTCTGACAAGGATTTTGAAAGAGGATTTGAAAGAATTAGGAATAAGTTTCTTCCTTTGGTCAATAAGTGCCGGTCTCTGGGAAAATCTATGAGAATCGGGGTTAATCATGGCTCTCTATCAGAGAGAATTCTTCAAAAGTACGGAAATACTCCTTTGGGCCTCGTAGTATCTGCTCTGGAATACACCCAAATATGTGTAGAAGAAAATTTCCACGAACTCATTTTTTCCATTAAGTCCAGTAACGTTGTTGTTATGACAGAGTCTTATCGTCTATTAGCTAAAGAACTTGATGCCAGAGGGTGGCATTATCCCTTGCACCTCGGAGTTACTGAAGCTGGAATGGATTTGGAAGGCTCTATTAAATCTGCAACGGGAATAGGCGCCCTCCTGATCGAGGGCATAGGCGATACTATACGCTGTTCACTGACAGGCCATCCCGTCGTAGAAATGCCCACGTGTAATGAGATATTAGCTAAACTAGACCAATACCACAAAAATATAGAAAACCAGCCAAAGCATAGTTTCTGCCCACCCAGGGAAGGGTCTCAAAAAGATACTCTAGAGATCTATGATCAAGAAAGCTCTCCTACCATCTTTCCTTTATTTCTTATTATCAATGCGCAGCAAGTAACGAGTTCTTTCCTTTCAGATCTGGGCATTATAAAAAAAATAGATGGATATAAGAAAGCAACTACTTCTCCGGACGCCATTATAGTAGAGTCATCTATCTTGGACAAACTTCCTTTGTCTGTGCTTCAATCAGTCGGAATTCGCGTGTTTACAAAAGAAGATTTTGTTTCCGCATCCGGGGATTTTCCTGGAGAGTGGCCACGAACCCTATCAATGGCCACTGATAAACTAGTATTTTATCCCTCGGAATCCAAAATTACTTCCGTAAGAGAGTTTCTATCTTGGAAGGCGGCTGCACGCAACTTTACCTCAGTGTTTTTGGCGATGGAATACCCTGTTGCAAAAACTCCCTTAGAACTCGCTGTTTCTGCGTCTATGGATCTCTCTTCTTTTCTTATAGACAACCAAATTCAAGGAGTTGTTTTAGATGCTCCTTTCATTTCTTTACCATTGATGAGAAGGATAGGGTTCTCAATTTTACAGGGAACCAGAAAGCGTTCTTCTGCAGCTGAAATGATTTCTTGCCCATCGTGTGGACGTACGCTCTTTGATCTCCCCTCCGTAACTGAAAGAATACAATCTCTTACGTCTCATTTATCGGGATTAAAAATTGCTGTCATGGGCTGTGTGGTTAATGGCCCTGGAGAGCTGGCCGATGCTGATTTTGGCTTCATTGGATCAAAGCCTGGTCTCATTGACCTGTACGTCAAACATACCCCTGTTCGAAGAGACATCCCCATGGAAGAAGCTGAGGAAGCACTTATACAGTTGCTAAAGGAGCACAACGTATGGGTAGAACCTGAGCATGAAACAAAAGAAATTAATGAGGATTAA
- the pgeF gene encoding peptidoglycan editing factor PgeF, which produces MISSQEKDGFRYFSVSSLKEFPIDVKIFPKQIRTSSSPVQTDYITPEEMLALCPGKFYRSLHQSHSTTVREAELICSPFSIGDAMYTSTPGISLLIKHADCQATVFYDKRKHVIANVHCGWRGLVAGIYTVTVNAMRKRFLSNPEDLVVFIGPSLGLNASEFLSYKEIFPKYFQKFMSPGCLFDLKAIAKLQIKNLGVPESQIHVSDICTYSSKDFFSYRRGCKENPCQSRKKSPRDPYIGNWTAVTLKPV; this is translated from the coding sequence ATGATCAGTTCGCAAGAAAAAGATGGTTTCCGTTACTTCTCTGTCTCTTCGCTCAAAGAGTTCCCTATAGATGTCAAAATCTTTCCTAAACAGATCCGGACCTCCAGCTCTCCTGTGCAGACAGACTACATAACCCCTGAGGAAATGTTAGCTTTATGTCCGGGAAAATTTTATAGAAGTTTACATCAAAGTCACAGCACGACAGTTCGTGAAGCGGAGCTTATCTGCTCTCCCTTCTCCATAGGGGATGCCATGTATACAAGTACACCAGGGATATCTCTCCTTATCAAGCACGCAGATTGTCAAGCCACGGTATTTTATGATAAGCGCAAACACGTCATAGCCAATGTGCATTGTGGATGGAGAGGATTGGTTGCGGGGATCTACACGGTGACTGTCAATGCTATGCGGAAAAGGTTTCTCTCTAATCCAGAGGATTTAGTGGTCTTCATTGGCCCTAGTTTGGGCCTTAATGCTTCGGAGTTTCTTTCCTACAAAGAAATTTTTCCTAAATATTTTCAGAAGTTTATGTCTCCTGGTTGTCTTTTTGACCTTAAGGCTATAGCTAAATTACAAATTAAGAACCTAGGAGTTCCCGAAAGTCAGATACATGTGTCAGACATTTGCACCTATTCTTCTAAAGATTTCTTTTCCTACCGCAGGGGCTGCAAGGAAAACCCATGTCAATCAAGAAAAAAATCCCCTAGAGACCCTTACATAGGGAACTGGACGGCTGTTACATTAAAACCTGTTTAG
- the odhB gene encoding 2-oxoglutarate dehydrogenase complex dihydrolipoyllysine-residue succinyltransferase: MVIEIKIPDIAESISEVTIAALLVSEGSFVQENQGILEIESDKLNQQIYSPSSGRISWEVSQGDVVAVGAIVGKLYSEGEAGSPSQQQTHITESVTSSEVSSERGFSDKEVDLSLTASSPGDFREGSDKVIPFNSDVSDQKSVKIQDLPPQRGNFIPLKNLSQDTEDLAEERTRMSGIRKTISKRLVQALQESAMLTTFNEIDMTALILLRKEKQEEFVAKHGIKLGFMSFFIKAVVAALKEVPQLNAYIDEDYIVYRKYFDISVAVGTDRGLVVPVIKNCDSLTNADIEKTLANLATRAREGGLSLDDLKGGCFTITNGGVYGSLLSTPIINPPQVGILGMHKIEKRPVVIDNEVAIREMMYVALSYDHRIIDGKEAVTFLVKVKELLEMPEVLLD, from the coding sequence ATGGTTATAGAAATAAAAATTCCAGATATAGCCGAATCTATTAGTGAAGTAACAATTGCTGCTCTCCTTGTTTCCGAGGGCTCTTTTGTTCAAGAAAACCAGGGGATACTAGAAATCGAGAGCGATAAATTAAATCAGCAAATTTATTCCCCATCTTCTGGAAGGATTTCCTGGGAAGTTTCTCAAGGTGATGTTGTGGCTGTAGGAGCAATTGTAGGAAAATTATATTCCGAGGGGGAAGCTGGAAGTCCTTCTCAACAACAAACACACATCACAGAATCTGTAACTTCTTCAGAAGTATCTTCAGAGCGAGGTTTCTCTGATAAAGAGGTTGATCTTTCACTAACTGCTTCTAGCCCAGGGGATTTTCGAGAAGGAAGTGATAAAGTCATACCTTTTAATAGTGATGTATCCGATCAAAAGTCTGTTAAAATACAAGACCTACCGCCTCAAAGAGGGAATTTTATTCCTTTGAAGAATCTTTCTCAGGACACGGAGGACCTTGCAGAAGAAAGAACGCGTATGAGTGGTATACGAAAGACTATTTCTAAAAGGCTTGTGCAAGCTCTTCAGGAGTCAGCCATGTTGACAACATTCAATGAAATCGACATGACTGCGCTTATTCTTTTGCGTAAGGAAAAACAGGAGGAATTTGTTGCTAAGCATGGAATAAAATTAGGGTTTATGTCTTTCTTCATCAAAGCTGTTGTTGCAGCTTTAAAGGAAGTTCCTCAACTTAATGCTTATATCGACGAGGACTACATTGTTTATCGTAAATATTTTGATATTTCTGTTGCTGTAGGAACTGACAGAGGGCTGGTAGTTCCTGTGATAAAGAATTGTGATTCTCTTACTAACGCAGATATTGAGAAGACCTTGGCTAACCTTGCCACTAGAGCCAGGGAAGGAGGGCTGTCTTTAGACGATCTGAAAGGTGGTTGCTTTACTATAACTAATGGAGGGGTTTATGGATCACTTCTATCCACTCCAATTATTAACCCTCCTCAGGTAGGGATACTGGGTATGCATAAGATCGAAAAAAGGCCGGTTGTTATAGACAACGAAGTAGCCATCAGGGAAATGATGTACGTGGCATTGAGTTATGACCATCGCATTATTGACGGCAAAGAAGCCGTAACCTTCCTTGTAAAAGTCAAAGAACTTTTGGAAATGCCCGAAGTATTACTGGACTAA
- a CDS encoding 2-oxoglutarate dehydrogenase E1 component, with amino-acid sequence MNHEFWEQGNFVESDWLESMYGQFLQGEPIHSSWKHFFSGYQMGIATWSESSYLEEKLKDKSAVDSKEINELLAEKRGQLLINVYRSYGYLQSRVSPLTSYTPSSFLSEKLNPLNLNDEVSSFGLLSEKKVSAKRLMERLEEIYCGPLAVETITCSPEVQEHVWNLMEKTSRLFSQEDLLESYRDICKASFFEEFLHVKFTGQKRFSLEGGEALVPMLEYLVSVGSGSQKNCPIVEYVFGMSHRGRLNVLTNVMSKPSRYIFMEFEDNFSYRGVDNVGDVKYHKGYVHNKLVDGKEVRLTLLPNPSHLESIDPVVEGVVLAKQKQSTLEEKQTLAVLIHGDAAFSGQGVVYETLQLSAVPGYATSGSLHIVVNNGIGFTAMPKESRSTPYCTDVAKMLGVPVFRVNGNDIPSAMLAISFALDVRNNFGCDVIIDLCCYRKHGHNESDDPSVTAPSLYQGISQQPTVRELFREKLIHAFGQELDNQLSFIEESVRATLKKEYDIFSRDKEVEQFPISSCGFCDRLSQGEILAEVDTSLTSQSIEFLCNKLLGIPEGFSPHRKISALQEKRWKMLIANRELDWATSEALAFSSLLVDGYSLRLSGQDSPRGTFSQRQLIWVDIKNGNRYCSLECLSPDQGRVELYNSPLSEYAVLGFEYGYAASAESTLVLWEAQFGDFSNGAQIIFDQYISSGIQKWDFHSNLVLLLPHGYEGQGPEHSSARIERYLSLAAEWNFKVIYPSTPVQYFRALRQHMKSRLPVPMVIFTPKGLLRHPLCVSKIEEFSDPVGYQTLLEDDEQNTAATTLVLCSGKIYYDYLEALNKSSRKGEFACIRIESLYPLDMTRLISLVTKYPRVSRYIWLQEEPINMGAYDYIYMSLKNFLKEELFFVGRPRSSSTATGSARLSKQELDTLMERLFSLKEQ; translated from the coding sequence ATGAATCATGAATTTTGGGAGCAAGGGAATTTCGTAGAAAGTGATTGGTTAGAGTCCATGTATGGGCAGTTTCTTCAGGGGGAGCCTATTCATTCGTCATGGAAGCATTTTTTTTCTGGCTATCAGATGGGAATTGCTACTTGGTCAGAAAGCTCTTATTTGGAAGAAAAATTGAAAGATAAGAGTGCTGTTGATTCCAAGGAGATAAATGAGCTTTTGGCGGAAAAAAGAGGCCAATTGTTGATAAATGTCTATCGATCCTATGGATACCTACAGAGCCGTGTGTCTCCGTTGACATCTTATACGCCTTCTTCGTTTCTTTCTGAGAAATTGAATCCTTTGAACTTGAATGATGAGGTCTCTTCTTTCGGATTGCTTTCTGAAAAGAAAGTGTCTGCTAAGCGGTTGATGGAGAGGCTGGAAGAAATTTACTGTGGTCCACTGGCGGTGGAAACTATTACATGCTCTCCAGAAGTTCAGGAACATGTGTGGAACTTGATGGAAAAAACTTCCCGGCTTTTTTCTCAAGAAGACCTTTTAGAAAGCTATAGGGATATTTGCAAAGCTAGTTTTTTTGAAGAGTTTCTGCACGTAAAATTCACTGGGCAAAAAAGATTCTCTCTTGAAGGGGGGGAAGCTTTAGTTCCTATGCTTGAGTATCTAGTGAGTGTTGGGAGCGGCTCTCAAAAAAATTGCCCTATTGTTGAATATGTTTTTGGTATGAGTCATAGGGGGCGTCTGAATGTTCTTACAAACGTAATGTCTAAACCTAGTCGATACATCTTTATGGAGTTTGAGGATAACTTCAGCTACAGAGGAGTCGATAATGTAGGTGACGTGAAGTACCACAAAGGATATGTGCACAATAAGTTGGTAGATGGTAAAGAAGTTCGTTTAACGCTTCTGCCCAATCCTAGTCACTTGGAGTCTATAGATCCTGTCGTTGAAGGTGTAGTTTTAGCTAAACAAAAACAATCAACCCTAGAAGAAAAGCAAACTTTAGCTGTTTTAATACATGGGGACGCAGCTTTTTCTGGTCAAGGAGTGGTTTATGAAACGTTGCAGCTGAGTGCTGTCCCTGGGTATGCTACCTCAGGAAGTTTGCATATTGTTGTCAACAACGGTATAGGGTTTACCGCCATGCCTAAAGAGTCTAGGTCTACTCCTTATTGCACGGATGTTGCCAAAATGTTAGGGGTACCAGTGTTTAGAGTTAATGGCAACGATATCCCTTCTGCTATGTTAGCAATATCCTTTGCTTTGGATGTCCGAAATAACTTTGGTTGTGATGTTATCATAGATCTTTGCTGCTATAGAAAGCACGGACATAATGAAAGTGATGATCCTTCTGTGACTGCACCTAGTTTATATCAAGGCATTTCTCAACAACCTACAGTCAGAGAACTCTTTCGTGAAAAATTGATACATGCTTTTGGTCAAGAGTTAGACAATCAACTCTCCTTTATTGAAGAGTCTGTACGTGCAACTTTGAAAAAAGAGTATGACATTTTTTCTAGAGATAAAGAGGTGGAGCAGTTTCCAATTTCTTCTTGTGGATTTTGTGATCGTTTATCGCAGGGGGAAATTCTCGCAGAGGTAGACACTTCATTGACATCTCAATCTATAGAATTTCTGTGTAACAAGTTGCTAGGTATCCCGGAAGGCTTCTCTCCACACAGAAAGATAAGTGCTCTTCAGGAAAAAAGATGGAAGATGCTAATAGCTAATCGAGAGCTTGACTGGGCGACCTCGGAAGCTTTAGCTTTTTCCTCTTTGCTCGTTGATGGGTATTCGTTGAGGTTATCAGGACAAGATTCTCCTAGAGGAACGTTCAGTCAACGCCAACTGATTTGGGTAGATATTAAGAATGGGAATAGATACTGCTCTTTGGAATGTTTAAGTCCTGATCAAGGCAGAGTAGAATTGTATAATTCACCGCTTTCTGAGTATGCCGTTCTGGGCTTTGAATATGGATATGCTGCGAGTGCAGAATCCACGCTAGTGCTTTGGGAGGCTCAATTTGGAGACTTTTCTAATGGCGCTCAGATTATTTTTGACCAATACATCTCTTCGGGGATTCAGAAGTGGGATTTTCATTCCAATTTGGTGTTATTGCTTCCTCATGGGTATGAGGGACAGGGGCCTGAGCATTCCTCTGCTCGAATAGAAAGATACCTTTCCTTAGCAGCAGAATGGAATTTTAAAGTGATATATCCTTCCACTCCTGTACAGTATTTCAGGGCCCTCCGACAACACATGAAAAGTAGATTGCCTGTTCCTATGGTAATATTTACCCCTAAAGGATTATTGAGGCATCCTTTGTGTGTAAGTAAAATAGAGGAGTTTTCTGATCCGGTTGGCTACCAAACGTTATTAGAAGATGATGAACAAAATACTGCTGCAACGACGTTGGTGCTATGTTCTGGTAAAATTTACTACGATTATCTAGAGGCTTTAAATAAATCTAGTCGGAAAGGGGAATTTGCTTGTATCCGTATAGAGAGTTTGTATCCTTTGGATATGACCAGGCTCATATCTCTTGTAACTAAATATCCTAGGGTCTCCAGGTATATTTGGTTGCAAGAGGAGCCTATTAATATGGGAGCGTACGATTACATATACATGTCGTTAAAAAATTTTTTAAAGGAAGAACTCTTCTTTGTAGGTAGACCAAGAAGCTCTTCTACAGCTACAGGGTCTGCCAGGTTGAGTAAGCAAGAGTTAGACACCTTAATGGAGAGACTATTTTCGTTAAAGGAACAGTAG
- the hemW gene encoding radical SAM family heme chaperone HemW: MPTSGKRELSVYIHIPFCLKKCHYCSFYTIPYRESLLSPYTEAILREGKKKFSLLQDEYRVVSLFFGGGTPSLLPPHHIASIIETFAQDAQEITLEANPEALSTQFVRDIQSAGVSRVSIGIQTLNNSLLPTLGRTHNAEAAIRSVETCLMGNIPNISLDMLYGLPDQSLDTFCQDIAAIAKLPITHTSIYNLTIDPHTVFYKYRKNILSRIVNEETLAAMSIKAKAILETEGFHQYEIASYAKRGFLSIHNMGYWTERPFLGLGVSASQYLNHIRSKNHSRLSRYMRAIFQDLPLEEFSETLTPEERIKESLCLRLRTTQGARLSDFPPKLFFLLTKKFPDSSFFTQEGGFFRLTPKGFLFHDTIASEIMNF; encoded by the coding sequence ATGCCAACGAGTGGTAAGCGAGAGCTTTCGGTATATATTCATATTCCCTTTTGCCTTAAAAAGTGTCATTATTGTAGCTTCTATACTATCCCTTATAGGGAGTCCCTTCTCTCTCCGTATACTGAGGCAATTCTTCGTGAAGGCAAGAAAAAGTTCTCTTTGCTCCAGGACGAATACCGAGTGGTCTCTCTGTTTTTCGGAGGGGGGACTCCCTCTCTACTTCCTCCCCACCATATAGCCTCTATCATAGAAACTTTTGCTCAAGATGCTCAAGAAATCACTCTAGAAGCCAACCCCGAAGCTTTATCTACACAATTTGTTCGAGATATTCAATCAGCAGGCGTCTCTAGAGTAAGCATTGGAATACAAACCCTTAATAATTCCTTATTACCTACATTAGGAAGAACTCATAACGCAGAAGCAGCTATACGATCAGTAGAGACTTGCTTAATGGGCAATATTCCTAACATATCTTTGGATATGCTCTACGGACTACCAGATCAGTCGCTGGATACTTTTTGCCAAGATATCGCTGCTATAGCCAAACTACCTATCACCCACACCTCAATATACAACTTAACAATAGATCCTCATACCGTATTCTACAAGTACAGAAAAAATATCCTTTCTAGAATAGTCAATGAAGAGACATTAGCCGCCATGAGCATCAAAGCAAAGGCGATATTGGAGACTGAAGGATTTCATCAATACGAAATTGCTTCATACGCTAAGAGAGGATTTTTAAGCATACACAATATGGGTTACTGGACAGAGCGTCCTTTCCTTGGATTAGGAGTTTCCGCTTCACAATATTTAAATCATATTCGATCTAAAAATCATTCTCGGCTATCCCGCTACATGCGCGCCATTTTTCAAGACCTGCCTCTGGAAGAATTTTCTGAAACCTTAACTCCAGAAGAACGCATCAAAGAGTCTCTCTGCCTACGCTTACGAACAACCCAAGGGGCTCGCCTTTCTGATTTCCCGCCAAAGCTATTCTTTCTATTAACAAAGAAATTCCCCGATTCCTCTTTCTTTACTCAAGAAGGCGGTTTCTTTCGTTTAACTCCCAAAGGCTTCCTTTTTCATGATACTATTGCCTCAGAAATTATGAATTTTTAA
- a CDS encoding SAM-dependent methyltransferase yields MTLYLFPNTLGSRRVSDLPSSMGEAVKKINGLIAESDKGGRSFLRLWGIPEIHKVPLAILPKKPSSKKDYDFYLQPIIENNENWGIVSDAGLPCIADPGALLVARARECGIAVQGFSGPCSITLSLMLSGLPGQTFSFLGYLPKSPKDREKIFASATRTKGETKIFIEAPYRNVHTFRTAIAFLPTQSLLCVASDLSTENEFVCTRSVGQWRSYKDLDNVCERISKTPTIFLFHIF; encoded by the coding sequence GTGACTTTGTATTTATTCCCAAATACTTTAGGTAGTCGAAGAGTCTCAGATTTGCCTTCTTCTATGGGAGAGGCGGTTAAAAAAATCAATGGACTTATTGCAGAAAGTGATAAAGGAGGGCGATCTTTTTTGAGATTATGGGGGATACCTGAGATTCATAAGGTTCCTCTCGCGATTCTTCCGAAAAAACCTTCTAGTAAAAAGGATTACGACTTTTATTTGCAGCCTATCATAGAGAACAACGAAAATTGGGGGATTGTTTCTGATGCGGGGTTGCCATGTATTGCGGATCCGGGTGCTCTTCTTGTTGCTAGAGCAAGAGAGTGTGGTATTGCAGTACAAGGGTTTTCTGGGCCTTGTTCTATAACGCTGTCCTTAATGTTATCAGGTCTTCCTGGACAAACTTTTTCTTTCTTAGGATATTTACCCAAATCCCCTAAGGATAGAGAAAAAATTTTTGCGTCTGCCACCAGGACAAAAGGAGAAACAAAGATTTTTATTGAGGCTCCTTATAGAAATGTCCACACTTTTAGAACAGCTATAGCGTTTTTGCCTACGCAGTCACTTCTCTGCGTGGCTTCGGATTTATCCACGGAGAATGAGTTTGTGTGCACTCGTTCTGTAGGGCAATGGCGATCTTATAAGGATCTGGATAATGTATGTGAACGTATATCCAAAACACCTACTATTTTTCTTTTTCATATTTTTTAA
- a CDS encoding histone H1-like repetitive region-containing protein: MLGVQKKRSTARKATVKKVAAKKPASKKTTAKKAATKKTVRKSVKKVAAKKPAAKRASTRKSTARKTTAKRAATKKTIRKSVKKVATKKPAVKKASTRKSTVKKISTKKTVRKSTKKVAAKKPVAKKVSHTVSCAKKHKHTAACKKSAAKAGSKKMCSSKSTRKSSGKRVRTAHSWRQQLIKFMSK, translated from the coding sequence ATGCTAGGAGTGCAAAAGAAAAGAAGCACGGCCAGGAAAGCTACAGTGAAAAAGGTAGCTGCCAAGAAGCCCGCTTCTAAGAAAACCACAGCAAAAAAAGCTGCTACTAAGAAGACTGTTCGTAAGTCTGTGAAAAAAGTAGCTGCTAAGAAGCCTGCTGCAAAAAGAGCTTCTACTCGTAAATCTACTGCAAGAAAAACCACAGCAAAAAGAGCTGCTACTAAGAAGACTATTCGTAAGTCTGTAAAGAAAGTAGCTACTAAGAAGCCTGCTGTAAAAAAAGCTTCTACTCGTAAGTCCACAGTAAAAAAAATATCTACTAAGAAGACTGTTCGTAAGTCTACGAAGAAAGTAGCTGCTAAGAAGCCTGTTGCTAAAAAGGTTTCACACACAGTTTCTTGCGCAAAAAAACATAAGCATACAGCTGCTTGTAAGAAGTCTGCTGCTAAAGCTGGTTCCAAAAAAATGTGCTCTTCCAAGTCGACAAGAAAGTCTTCTGGAAAAAGAGTACGAACAGCTCACAGCTGGCGTCAACAATTAATAAAATTTATGTCTAAGTAA
- a CDS encoding leucyl aminopeptidase: MFCAQPVLSKRNKADALVIPFYSVNGVTKCAAALDDSLQEVVAPALKAGFLAKRSDVHLVYASGQKEVKIFFLGLGDEAELSKDKLLETYSSLTKVLRKNACAIVNIILPTVSSLRTISCDDFIESACEGILSLNYLLPQYGEIVKKADPLIEKVCLVGVVANVAKPIYEKAEAVFDGVYLTRDLVNGNADDVTPEYLANTAKGLGKVIPGLQVSVLDRAAILKEGMGLFAAVAKGASVDPRLIIIKYEGKPSSKDCTVLVGKGVTFDSGGLDLKPGKAMLTMKEDMAGAATVLGIVSVVASLALPLNVTAVIPATENSIGSKAYKMGDVYISMSGLSVEIGSTDAEGRLILADAITYAQKKLKPTRIIDFATLTGAMVVSLGEKVSGFFCNNDILAEKLAIASEKTSESIWRMPLVNGYNQAISSDIADMKNIGNNRAGAITAALFLQRFVGEKVDWAHFDIAGTAYREKEEEFTPKYASGFGVRLLVSYLESLIS; this comes from the coding sequence TTGTTCTGTGCTCAACCGGTTTTGTCTAAACGAAATAAAGCTGATGCTTTGGTCATTCCTTTTTACTCCGTTAACGGAGTGACGAAGTGTGCGGCAGCTCTTGATGATTCTCTACAGGAGGTAGTGGCTCCAGCACTAAAAGCTGGATTTTTGGCGAAGAGAAGTGACGTGCATCTCGTTTATGCTTCAGGCCAAAAAGAAGTTAAGATCTTTTTTTTAGGATTAGGTGATGAGGCAGAACTAAGCAAAGATAAGCTTTTAGAAACATATTCTTCACTAACAAAAGTGTTAAGGAAGAATGCCTGTGCCATAGTTAACATCATATTGCCGACAGTTTCCTCCTTACGTACTATTTCTTGTGATGATTTTATAGAAAGTGCTTGCGAAGGGATTCTCTCTTTAAATTATTTGTTGCCCCAATACGGGGAGATCGTGAAAAAAGCAGATCCGTTAATAGAGAAGGTATGTTTAGTTGGTGTGGTAGCTAATGTAGCGAAGCCCATATATGAGAAGGCGGAAGCAGTTTTTGATGGGGTGTATCTAACTAGGGACTTAGTAAACGGTAATGCTGATGATGTTACGCCGGAATATCTAGCGAACACAGCTAAAGGGTTAGGGAAAGTTATCCCAGGGCTTCAAGTTTCGGTTTTAGATAGAGCCGCTATTCTCAAGGAGGGTATGGGGTTGTTTGCTGCGGTTGCTAAAGGAGCTTCTGTGGACCCAAGATTGATAATCATCAAATACGAGGGTAAGCCCAGTTCGAAAGATTGCACTGTCTTGGTGGGTAAGGGAGTCACGTTTGATTCCGGAGGATTGGATTTGAAGCCTGGCAAAGCTATGTTAACAATGAAGGAAGATATGGCAGGTGCTGCAACGGTTTTGGGGATAGTCTCGGTCGTGGCTTCACTCGCTCTTCCGTTAAATGTAACGGCGGTCATTCCTGCTACGGAAAATTCTATAGGAAGCAAGGCTTACAAGATGGGAGACGTGTACATTAGTATGTCAGGGCTTTCCGTGGAAATCGGAAGTACTGACGCAGAAGGGAGGTTAATTCTTGCAGACGCAATTACTTATGCTCAAAAAAAATTGAAACCTACTCGTATTATAGATTTTGCGACTCTTACAGGAGCTATGGTTGTTTCTTTAGGGGAGAAGGTGTCGGGATTTTTCTGTAACAATGATATTTTGGCTGAAAAATTAGCTATAGCCTCCGAAAAGACATCAGAGAGTATCTGGCGAATGCCTCTAGTTAACGGGTATAATCAAGCAATTTCTTCGGATATTGCAGATATGAAAAATATAGGCAACAATAGGGCCGGGGCTATTACTGCAGCTCTATTCTTGCAGCGCTTCGTCGGTGAAAAAGTTGATTGGGCCCATTTTGATATAGCAGGTACAGCGTACAGAGAAAAAGAAGAGGAATTCACTCCTAAATATGCTTCGGGATTTGGAGTTCGTTTATTGGTTTCATATCTAGAAAGTCTAATTTCCTAA